The following are encoded together in the Neomonachus schauinslandi chromosome 15, ASM220157v2, whole genome shotgun sequence genome:
- the MAP2K6 gene encoding dual specificity mitogen-activated protein kinase kinase 6, which translates to MSQSKGRKRNPGLKIPKEAFEQPQPSSTPPRDLDSKACISIGNQNFEVKADDLEPIMELGRGAYGVVEKMRHVPSGQIMAVKRIRATVNSQEQKRLLMDLDVSMRTVDCPFTVTFYGALFREGDVWICMELMDTSLDKFYKQVIDKGQTIPEDILGKIAVSIVKALEHLHSKLSVIHRDVKPSNVLINTLGQVKMCDFGISGYLVDSVAKTIDAGCKPYMAPERINPELNQKGYSVKSDIWSLGITMIELAILRFPYDSWGTPFQQLKQVVEEPSPQLPADKFSEEFVDFTSQCLKKNSKERPTYPELMQHPFFTLHESKATDVASFVKLILGD; encoded by the exons gcCACCTCGAGACTTAGACTCTAAAGCTTGCATTTCTATTGGAAATCAg AACTTTGAGGTGAAGGCGGATGACCTGGAACCTATAATGGAACTGGGGCGAGGTGCGTACGGGGTGGTGGAGAAGATGCGACACGTGCCCAGCGGGCAGATCATGGCGGTGAAG CGGATCCGGGCCACAGTAAATAGCCAGGAGCAGAAAAGGCTACTGATGGATTTGGATGTTTCCATGAGGACAGTGGACTGTCCTTTTACCGTCACCTTTTATGGTGCACTCTTCCGGGAG GGCGATGTTTGGATCTGCATGGAGCTCATGGATACGTCGCTAGATAAATTCTACAAACAAGTGATCGATAAAGGCCAAACAATTCCAGAGGACATCTTAGGGAAAATAGCAGTTTCT ATTGTAAAAGCGTTAGAACACTTACACAGTAAGCTCTCTGTCATTCATCGAG ACGTCAAGCCTTCCAACGTGCTGATCAACACTCTGGGCCAAGTAAAGATGTGCGATTTTGGAATCAGTGGCTACCTTGTAGACTCTGTTGCTAAAACTATTGATGCAGGATGCAAACCGTACATGGCC CCTGAAAGAATAAACCCAGAGCTCAATCAGAAGGGATACAGTGTGAAGTCTGACATTTGGAGTCTGGGCATCACAATG ATTGAGTTGGCGATCCTTCGGTTTCCCTACGACTCTTGGGGAACCCCCTTCCAGCAGCTCAAACAGGTGGTCGAGGAACCCTCGCCACAACTCCCGGCGGATAAATTCTCTGAAGAGTTTGTTGACTTTACCTCACAGTG cttgAAGAAGAATTCCAAAGAACGGCCAACATATCCAGAACTTATG caACATCCATTTTTCACCCTACACGAATCCAAAGCAACAGACGTGGCATCTTTTGTAAAACTGATTCTTGGAGACTAA